GGTGGGCGGCGGTACCGTCGCTGCCACCTGCGCAGCCGGGTCGGCAAACACGCCACTCAGCCCTTCTCGTCGTACCGACCGGGTAGCTTCAGGCCGGCGACACGCGGTGGACCCGATGTCGGTTCCGTCCAGGACGACCGCCTCGGCGGTGACCTAGCGTGGACCCGGCAGCCCGCCCGAACACGAGGGGACAGCACAATGCGTGACCTGGTCTACACCGGTTTCATGTCGCTCGACGGCGTGGTGGACTCGCCCGGCGGTGGGCCGGGGGAGGAGCACCGCAGCGGCGGGTGGGTGTTCAAGGACCTCGAGTTCGTCCCGGAAGCGTGGTCGCTCAAGGGCGAGGAACTCACCGACACGACCGCGTTGATGTTCGGCCGCCGCAGCTACGAGGCGTTCGCGCCGGTCTGGCCCGGGTCGGAGGACCACGCCGCCTACCAGGAGCTGCCCAAGTACGTCGTGTCGACCACGCTGTCCGACGACGCCCTCGTCGACGGCTGGGGGCCGACGACGATCCTGCGCTCGACCGAGGACGTCGCCGCGCTCAAGCAGGGCGAGGGCGGCGCGATCTTCATCCACGGGAGCGCGGAGCTGGCCCGGCGGCTGTCGGACGCGGGCCTGATCGACCAGTACAACCTGCTCGTCTTCCCCGTGCTGCTCGGCGCCGGCAAGAGCCTGTTCGGCCGGGCCGACCGGGACAAGCAGATGCTGACGCTGCGGGAGTCGGAGAGCTACCCGAACGGCATCCTGAAGCTGATCTACGACGTCCGACGCTGATTTAGGTCGAGGGCGATCGCGCCGCCGGCGCCCTCGCGCGGCTGGCGGGTGGTACGGCCGACGTAGGAGCGCAGGGCCCGGGCCAGGTGCGGCTCGTCGAAGTAGTCCAGCTTGGCGACGACGTCGGTGGTCGGGACGCCGGCAGCCAGCAGCTCCGCCGCCGTGCGGGCCCGCTCGATCTGCCGTACCGCGCCCCGGGTCAGTCCGTCCGGCCGGCCTGTTCCCAGAACACCAGGCCCCACCGCACCCCTGCGACGGACGTCATCGTCGTGACCTGCTCGCTCGTGCACGTC
This genomic interval from Micromonospora coxensis contains the following:
- a CDS encoding dihydrofolate reductase family protein, with product MRDLVYTGFMSLDGVVDSPGGGPGEEHRSGGWVFKDLEFVPEAWSLKGEELTDTTALMFGRRSYEAFAPVWPGSEDHAAYQELPKYVVSTTLSDDALVDGWGPTTILRSTEDVAALKQGEGGAIFIHGSAELARRLSDAGLIDQYNLLVFPVLLGAGKSLFGRADRDKQMLTLRESESYPNGILKLIYDVRR